CCTACATTCTCTATCCTTGGGGTGATAATCTGCCTGTGTGGTTGTGAAGAAGCACTGCACAGCCAGGTTGatacctgttttgtttttttttaaggagaacaGTTTTAGTGTGTTTTTGACTAGTCATTCTTTCATCTTCCAGCTATTCCATTTTTCATCACTGGCTCATTCATTATTCACTAGGCATGGTAGTTAAATATGCAGAGGTGACCTGTTCTCTTCAGATTAGATGAGGAATGAACATCcagaattttatcattttgccTCCACTTCTAGGTAAGACATTTTAGTAGTAAGGCAGCTGCTAGTTAACAGCCTAGGAAACAAATATTCTGtgaaagttgggtttaggtagtAACCTATTTTGATTTGCCTggcaaaaatgttaaaagttcACTACAGGTTAACTTTTGTAGTGGTCTGTGTTATAGCAATTGCAgctaaaatcaacattttttttttttttttaaattctggggatcaaatctaatgcctggcacatgctagacaagtactctctaccattgagctgcagcCCCACTGCCATGTTTTCAAGCAATTCCTTCCTTCACCAAAGTTGAAActttttctatagttttcttttaaaaacctgGTTGTCCAGTATTATTCTAAACTTTATGAATAGCCTGTCTTTTGGGGAGCCCAAGAACATAGACATGATAGTAAAAGGGCATAAAAGTTATAaaagtctttgtttttatttagacgGTTTAAATAATTAGGCAAATTGCATTCAAAGAGGTAGAGAcctgccagacacagtggcacatgcctttaattccagcaatttgggaggctgagggaggaggatctcaaatttgaggcaaGCATCAGTAATGTGACACCcaatctgaaaataaattgtgaaaggattggggatgtagcttagtggtagagcacccctgggttcagtctccagtactacAAAGTAGGGAGAAATTTTTGAGCAGGGTCATTTTGATATGTTTGCATTCACTTCTGACAGTTTGCCAGTTGTCTACTTTCACtccctttgacttttttttaaatatctttattttattaatttttttcatgtgatgccaagaatcgaacccagtgcctcacaggtgtaaGGCAAATGCTCGGCTgctggccccagccccagccccagccctccctttgACTTTTTACAGACCTATAAGCCTcaaacttttattcttttctttcactaTCTCTAGCTCTCCTGCTTAGGGTGTTAACTGCTCAAACAGCTGGTTGAGAAATGAGCGTGAAATGCTTTGGAGTCTTTGGCAGTTAAGACAAATAAACATAAAGAgtgagttggggatgtagctcattggtagagtacttgcctggcatgtataaggccctgcgTTGATCCCCAGCATCAGGGATTGAGGGtcaaaaaacataaaaggaaTATCTAAGCAGGTACCATCCAAATTATTAGTACTTGGAAATAACTATAAAATTGGTAGACTCTAAAATTATTTAGCACATTTAGATAatttaaatcaaatacaaaaatgttcatCTGCTGAAAACACATTTGGTGCAGTTTGTTTTAATGTCTTAGGAGGACAGAAAATACAGTCCTGACATTCTAGGGCTGTATGAGAACTGGGGTACCTGCCAATCCACTTAAGCTAGCAGATTTCTGTAATGTCAGTTTCCTTGTATTCAGGTTTTTTAATAGCATAACTGATGATCTTATCAGTTTAGATCTGTTCATTTGACTATCTAAACAAGGCTGTGTTTATCCTACTGTCCATTAAAAATGTGAGTTATAAAATGTCTGTTCTTGAAAGGATTAAGAATGTTTTCCTTCTtgggcgcagtggcacaggcctgtaatcccagcagctcgggaggctgaggtaggagaatagagagttcaaagctagcctcagcaatttagcaaggccctaagcaactcagcaagaccctgtctctaaataaaatattaaaaaggactagggtgtacaaccagagaagtgaaaatctgtgctccatttgtgttcaatgaatcaaagagcattctgctgacatgtgtaactaattagaacaagtaaataaatagcgAAAAATTCTCATAAGCATATTAATGGTGGGGGGGGGAAGGACTAGGGGTGTGGTTTAGTGATTAGCATAGATTGACATGGGGGGAATGAATCTGAATATTATAGTGTAAAATTAGTTCTCaaagctttttttgttgttgttttatttagcattttgttTAAGTCAGTCTAGTAGATCTAAGATCATGGtagggaacaacaacaaaaaagccaaaTATAAAACCAGGATGTCAAATTAATTAGCAGATACATTTGGGATTTCTCCTCTTTCCCAGCTGTTATATTAGGCAGAAGCAAAGATGAATTAAATCCCTGGAAGCAGAAAATCCAGCATTATATGTCAATTAGTAGATTAGAAATGCAGTATGTATAGGAAAGACGGtgaaatgtgatggtcatcattaccctaggatgtgactctactttgtgtacaaccagagatatgaaaaattgtgctttatatgtataatatgaattgtaatgcatcctgttgtcatatataacaaaattaaaatttaaaaagataaagtaaatataaatggttccaaaaaaaagaaatgcagtagtgcacacctataatcccagctacttaggaggctgaggcaggaggatctaaactttgaggccagccttggaaaattagagagaccctgtctcaaaataaaataaaaatgggctgtaatatataggtcagtggtggagtgctttcctagtatgtgtgaggacATGGGTagaatccccagtactgaaaaataaaaaaaaagatttggaactAGATATGGGATAGAGAGAGAGTGGGATATATAAGCTCCTAGGGTTGGTAATTTGAGtaatgggaaagaaaagaaaagccattcCAGTCAGAAATAATTTCAACAATAATCTAGATTTAGTTTATTTAGGACTTTTTATAACAAGCATAGATGAAAATTAACAAATTACATAATcagcagggattttttttcccccttgttgttttgttttttagacagggtctcactattttGTTCAAGCTAGCCTTGAATTTCTAGACTtgcgtgatccttctgcctcctaaggagctgggactacaggcagtGCCACCCTGCTTAGCATAATCTTCAGTTTACTTGAAATGATGAGGTAGAAAGATATGGAAACTGGTAGCTGCTTAATAATTACACTTTAATGAGTTCTATTCATATCATTATTTAGGATCTTGTTTTGTAAATTCTACCATCCCTTCTGCATTCTAGCTTTAAGTCCAGTTTTAGGTGGCATTCTACTGGCATGTTGTGGTAGAGTCtgatttggttttttaaatattgctggGATGTATCCAACTGATCATTCTCAGACTACTTTGATGATTTTATTAGAAGCTGGACAAATACTGTGGTTGAGCAAAATGGCTAGTACTTTGTATGACTGTAATTTCATCTTATTTAAAGGTGATGCTATGGAATCTTCAGAAAGCCCGGCCACTCTGGATTACAAATTTACAGGAGGATGaaacagaagaaatggaaagccTACAATCACCTGGTCAACTCTTAAATCCTGCTCTAGCCCACTCTGTCTCTGTGGCATCATGTggcaatatttttagttgtggtgctgaagatggtaAGGTTCGAATCTTTAGGGTGATGGGAGTCAAGTGTGAACAAGAACTGGGATTTAAGGGCCACACCTTGGGGGTGTCCCAGGTCTGCTTTCTGTCGGAATCCTATTTGCTGCTTACTGGAGGGAATGATGGGAAGATAATGTTATGGGATGTGAGCAGAGAAGTTGAGAAAAAACAGAAGAGTCCTGCAAAACATACccacagaaagaaaactaaacGAGCAACTTACACCAAGCAGGGTGGAAACACTAATGCTTCAGTAACAGATGAGGAAGAACATG
This Marmota flaviventris isolate mMarFla1 chromosome 8, mMarFla1.hap1, whole genome shotgun sequence DNA region includes the following protein-coding sequences:
- the Wdr53 gene encoding WD repeat-containing protein 53 isoform X2; translation: MQLYASHGETISILDVRSLKDSLDHFHVNEEEINCLSLNETENLLASADDSGAIKILDLENKKVSRSLKRHSNICSSVAFRPHRPQSLVSCGLDMQVMLWNLQKARPLWITNLQEDETEEMESLQSPGQLLNPALAHSVSVASCGNIFSCGAEDGKVRIFRVMGVKCEQELGFKGHTLGVSQVCFLSESYLLLTGGNDGKIMLWDVSREVEKKQKSPAKHTHRKKTKRATYTKQGGNTNASVTDEEEHGKISPKLNIEHGEKVNWLLGTKIKGRQNILVADQTSCISVYPLNEF